Genomic DNA from Accipiter gentilis chromosome 9, bAccGen1.1, whole genome shotgun sequence:
GCAACACCGGGCTCCCTGCAAGGGAGCTGGAGTCCTCTTTCCTGGCCTCGTCCCAGCCGTGCCGGGGCAAACGCCCTGCCCGGAGGGGTCCAGCTGGGACCGGCTGTGCTACAGATGTCTCCGTCCTGCTGGCCCCACGGGTGCAGCCACgctcctgcagctgcctggcaGCCTGGGCACGCCGTGGCGGAGCAGCTCCCTGTGACACGTCGGGTGTCTCTGTCCCGAGGCAGGAGCGAGTCTCGCTGGTGAGGGGGCAGAGGCTTGGACAGGGGGTTCACTACCTCTGGGGGTAGCAGCTATATTCCCACATCAGACGTCCCAAAAATAGCTTCCTCGGCTGTGCAAAAGTCCCTCCCTTGACATAGCAGTGCCTGTCCTGCTCCAGGGCTAGGGATGCTTGGGAACCGACAGCCCAGTCTTTTCTCCATTGGTCCTCTGCGCCCTTGGGAAACCATCTTTAATGTGCCAGGTACCGGGCATCAGCGCCTAGGCAGGTCATTGTCCACAGACCGGTCTCCTGACATCTGCCAGTGGGTGCTGATGCAAAAGGAAATATTAGgggaaagcagatctctgaaatgtgctttccCAGCCCCAGTGGCTCATCCTGTGGTGAGCACCGGGACCAGCCCATCCCTTGCCCCTTTCAGGGCCAGCGCTTCCCCGGGGTGCCTGTGCTCCTCCTGGGTGCCTGGGGGATGAGCGGATGCCGTAGAAGTGAGCATGGCCATGGGGTAGGTCCTGAGTAGTCCATGGGCCAGGTTGGCACTCCAGGGACATGAGGACTGATGTGCAAAATCGGTTTAAAAAGCGAAATGGTGAACCTCTGGCTGTGCCCAGGCAGCAGCAATGGCAGGAGAGTTTGAGCCTGATTGGGTTGGTGGATATGCTCCTTCTTGGGGGTGCACAGGCTTTGTCCTCACTGCTCTGGGTTGCTCTCTGTCTTTCAGCTGGAAGCAAAGAAGATGGATATGGAGCCAACCAAGCTCTGTCATGGTGGCAGTTAAGAAGAATACCAGGAATATAGCttcactatttttttaatttttaaatttttaattacgTTTTGCCGAAGCCAAAACTTCCTTCAGGAACATGGTGTTTAAAGGCCAAATTTTGCTGTTgaaattttctgaagcatttaaAGAGGATGAAATGTTCCTTGAAAGAGAAGATGTAGATGTTCTGCCCCAGAAGTCTTCATTCAGTGGGATGTTATGCTCCAGTATTATAAGacttcagaaactgaaatgcagtgaaaccacattttaaataatttggttTATGGAGAAATTATAAAGTCTTTTCTGATTtggaattatttaatttctttagagCTTCTGCCTTGCTCAAGGGAAACTGCTGTTGCTCCCACCTACAGCAGGCGAGAGAGGAGGTGGGACGACGTGTCAGGGGTCAGGCAGCCACCACGGGCACAGCACCCGAGTGAGCGGCTACCAAGCACCCGTGCGTTCacctgcagctcagcagagcaggaactgattttttttgatgCTGGTGGGTGAAATCCCTGGTACTCCCTATCTGTGTGTGCAGTGGGGCTGGCAGGGCGGGAGGGCAGGAGGTGGGTGCTCCAGGGCAGTGTGGCCAGGGACTCAGCCTCGGGGGCACCATGGAGCTCTGGATGGGCACTGCCCGTCCCCAGCCGTGCTGGGATCCGAGCTGCTGCCGGTGCCCCGGTGCAGCAGGAAGGCAGCGGCAGGGACCCCTTCCCAGCCCCTGACGGTGCCCCtcggcaggacctgcggccccggCTGCCACCAGGGCTCGGTGCCATCAGCACTCGCAGGCGCTGACAGATGGACCAGGCgaggggctggcgggggccgGAAACTCCTGATCCCTCTTTATCTGCCCCTCACCCTGCTCTCTCATCTCCCCGTCACGCTCTCCGTCTCGCCTGGTATCTCACGCTCCTGTTCCTGCGCCTCCCCGGCTGCTGGGGGGCTGCCTACCCCTCACAGCACCCCGTAACCAGGCACTGGCCCCGCAGTCCCCCATCCCAGCCACAGTGCGGGGTCCCAGAGACCCCAGGACCTGCTGGGCTCGCTGCTTGCAAGGAGCACCAGCCCTTGAGTAAGGGGAGGCACCTCAGGTGCCTCCATCCTGTGTTTGCATGTTGAGCATCAGCCACAGCGGCAGGCAGGTGCCTGGGATGGAGCTCTGTGGCTGCGGTGCATTGCAGGTTGGAGTGGGAGGAAAGGATAAGGCCCAGCTCAGCATCATCACGTGCACTGAGGAGGTGAAGGAGGCTCACTGCTGTCTTCCCCAAATGTCCCAGCTGCTCCTGGGCTAGGGTCCAGCTGGGTACCAGCTCAAAACCAAGCATGAATCTTTCACTTGGCTCTCCTGGCACCCCTGATCCCCATCGCTCCATTGcaaacccactgccccagctgggcagggtggcgggtgtgtgtgtgtgtgtgtgtgtgtgtgtcagcatCCCCAGTTAATGTAGCTGCCCCTAAACGCACTGCCAGAGATCAGCTAATCTGATAATTACAGCAACAAAAGCCATTTAGACAAACCATGACCTGACCCCGGGAGCttggaatgaaaacattttacccTCCTCTGTCTGGATCCTGCACTGAGAAAACATCTGTATTCGCAGGATGGCTGGGAAAACAGCCCCTGCGCAGCACCCACTGGGAACGGCcgtggctctgctccctgcccgcatgctgcctgcaccccatCTTAGCCTGAGATGGGCAGCGCCTTGGGGCAGGGCAGCCTAAACCCTTGCTGTGATGCTGGGATCAAGGGTCCCCTGGCTCTGGGCTCTTTGGCGAGGAAGAGGATGAGACAGAGGCTGTAGGGGTGTGAGGGTGGACCTTGCAAGGGGGAGTGAAGGGGACGGGGTGAGCAGAGCTCATCTGTGCTGTCCCAGGAAGGGCTTTTTCCAGGCCCACATGGGGCTCAACAGTGCAGGGAGGGCAGCACCCGGTCCTCAGTGGTCCCCAcatccctgcagcagcctgagcaATGCAGGAGCCGGGCTGGCTGCCGAGCCCCCCTACCTCTGGCTCCCAGGAGGGGCTGAGTGTGGGGGGCCGTGCCTGCGTGCGGTGCGGCAGTGCATGCCTAGGGGGGCTCCTTCGCTCTGGGTAAGGTGTGCAAGCCTCCCCATTGAGTGGCAGGTCATTGCTGGCTGTCAGTCAGAGGCAGGAGATGAAGGGAGGGTTGCCTCAGGGCCGGCTCccatgtttcttctgcttttacatACATTTTGGTGGCACCCTTTGTGTAGGCTGGGGAGATGAAAGCTCAGGGCCAGAGGGATCTTGCTAACCCACAGCCACCCGGCTCAGGGGCCCGGCGGCCTGCTGCTATGTGCCTGTCTGTCTTGTTCCTGCATCTGTTCCCAGCAGAGCCCCACTCTGCACCGCCAAGGGCATGGGACGCTGGCCGGGCTGGGGGCAGCCAGGCGCACCGGCAGGTAACTCCTGCTGGGTCAGCGACCCTGGCCTcgcaggcacaggcagcagcacagacgGTCTCCTCCGGGCCGGCAGCACTGAACTCAGGCTGCCCAGGAGCCCCTGAGGAAGGAGAGCAAGACTGTGCTGATTTGGggaaaccacatttttttcctgcgACTGGCACTGCTCAGCCTGCTCTGGCAGTCCCAAGCAGTGGCTTGGTGCAGCCAGCTTGGCAGGCAGAACCCCTGCGCCGTTATGACTTCCCTGCTTTGCACTGAGAAAGGGCTTGGCCATGTCCCTAAATATCCCAGTGCTCTTTGGAGAGTGGTGGGATTAGAAACCGGTAAGCACAGTGAGAGCCTGCCACTCTGGGAACTCCCCAGCATTTCTGCCTGCTCCAGAAATAGGATGCTCTAAGCATCCTTGGTCAGCTTTTCCCATCGCAGCATCCCACTTGCGCAGTCCTTTACTCCCCGTGAGCAGAAAAGACGATTCACCCTGTGGTGGGCTACCCCCGTTTACCTCTGATGCTCTTGTTCTTGTCAGCTGCTTCCCtgctgagcactgcagcatctCTCATTTAGCAGCATCCACAGACCTCAGGAAACCCAAGTGCTCTTCATCCAGTTGGGGTTAGAGTTaagcttagggttagagttaagggtagggttagttttaaggttAGGGCTAGAGTTAAGGGTGGGGTTCAGAAATGCCCTCACAAGGTCAGGTGTTTGCAGGGTCTCACAGCTATTGCAGAGAGCAGACCTGAAGCCCCTTCTGGGTTTCTGCTTGGCCTTTTCTCAAGGTCCGATAAAGGTTTTGTCTGAGTTGGACTAAAAACCCCACCAGGGCCAAGGCCTTGGTCTAGTGCTACTGTCTTGCTCTTCTGCCTTTCCCATTACGCCGTTTTCTCCAGAGGCAGGAGCGGTGGCATGCTGCTGCGCTGCAGGGCAGCTCTAACTCTTCCCCGCTCTCATGCTAAGCAGAAAGTGCACTGGGCAGTTCTTCCAGGTGCTGCCCGGAGCTGGGGGAGGCAAGGGCTGTGCCCCCGGGCGCCCTCCCAGGCAGCCGGGCTGCGGAGCCACCTTCGGCATGGGAGGGGGGTGAGGAGCCAAACTGGTTTTCAGAGGGATCTTGGCTGGGTTAACAAAGGGTTGTATGACACGGGTTGTCTGCAAAAGCGTTTGGGGACAGCATGGCCTTTCCTGTCCCGTATCCCCGTGGTTTATGTCacgagaggcgggggggggtcgCGCTGCCGGGGGTTTTCGCGGcgtccttcccctttccctcgAAGCCTTTCCCAGATGCTGCAGGGTCGCGGGCGGATTCCCACAAACTTCAGAAGCCGCTTGAGCCAGGCGGCAGGTTCCTAACGGAGCCGGCCACGCACCGGGGGGGCAGCGACCCCCCTCCCCGGGGATGcgcgggggggagcggcgggagggATGCTCGGGCGGCCCTGGGATGCTCGGGCGGCCCTGGGCCGCCCGTCCCGCCGGGCCGGAGCCGGTGACGCCTTGCGGTGTCGCTTCCCGCGGGGCTTGCGGGGTAAGCGGCGGGGCAAGCGGCGGGGCCggtcccgccggcggcggcggcggcggcggcggcggcggcgcgatgcgcgggccggctctgccctctgccgacacccccccagcacagccgcCGCTCCCGGCCGAGTGCCGCTCCGCCGCGCCCCGCGACGGCGTCCGCCCCGACGCCCAGGGACCCCAGAGGTCCCCGCACGGCTGGAGGGAGGCTCCCCGGGCGGTGGGCGGCCCGCAAGAGCCACAGAGGCTCGGGGCGCCCCGTGGGAAGCGCTGCGCCTGCGGGAAGGATGCAGAGCTGGGCGGCAAGGCGCCACGAGAAACTCCCTGAGGATAAGCGCGATGCCGTGCGCTCGGGGAGAAGGGCCCCGAGCTAAGCAGTGATCCCAAAGGCTCCTCGTGGGCCAGAGCAGGGCTCGCCTTGGCGGTTATTGCCACCCGCCGGAGGATCTTGCTGGGACGGAGACGCCCCCAGGCGACCCCGGGGTTTCTGCGGGGCTGGGAGGCTCTCAGGGGGCCACCCCACAGCGCCTGACCCGCAGGTGGCCGGGAATCGGGAAAGTGCCTTAAAAACCCCGGGGCAGCTACACTGGAGGGTGCCCGTGACCTGCCCTGGGGTGGGAACACCCCGCGCCCTCACAGCCCTCCTCGTCCGGGTCACCGCACCCCTGGGAGCACCCTGCACCCCGGGCACCGCACCTGCACCCACCGCACCCGGGCACGGCCCTCCTAGcacccctctgcaccccccaAGCCTTGCACCCTGGCACCCTCCCGCACCCCCGGGCACGGTCCTGCACGGCCCCCCCGGGGCTATCGTGCACCCCAGCTTTGCACTCCAGGGCTGATCTGCACCCACGCGTACGCTGCACCCCGGGTCCCCTACGGGAACCGTGCCGTGAGCCCCGAGCACTGCACCCCGAGCGCTGCACCCCCGAGCGCTGCACCCCGAGCACTCCACCCCCGAGCGCTGCCGCAGAGCAGCGCTGCCTCGGGCACGACATCCCCGGCAGCACTCCGTACCACGGGCACTGCACCACGGGACCACCCCGCACGCCCATCGCTGCCGCTCCCGGACGCCTCCCCTGGGACGCTGCACCCCCGCAGCCCCTGTGACGGCTCTGCACCCCTGCGCCGCGGCCCCGGGCCTGCCGGCACCCCCCGGTCGCGGCcgcggtcccggtcccggtcccggtcccggccctaCGCCGCGCCCCCGGGCGCTGCaccccggggcggccccgccgcgcgccgcccgcccaaCCCGCGCGCGCCGAGGAGGGGGGGGACcgcgcggtggggggggggggggggcggcgccggCGGCCAATAGGCAGCGCCTGCGTCCCCGCGCCGCTCGCGTCACCGGGCGCCGCGACCGCCGCCGGCCGGCGGCCCCGCTGTGATTGGCTGCGCGCGCTCCGCccgaggggccgcagggccgccgctggctggcggcgggggcggggccgccggctGCCCGCTGATTGGCGGCGGCGTGCGGCGGCGCCGCCCCGCCGGTGAAGGTGAGCGTCTCCTccaggcgccgcgcgccgcccgtaacggagcggagcggagcggagcggagcagagcggagggggccgcgccgcgccgccatGGCCGCCTCCATCTTCACCGCCGTCCCCCGCGCCCCGCCTGTCGCCGTCTTCAAGCTCACGGCGGACTTCCGGGAGGACGGGGATGCGCGGAAGGTCAACCTGGGCGTGGGCGGTGAGTCCGCGGcctccccccggcccggcggggccctTCTCTGCGGGGCAGGCCGGCCGGCGCCCTTGCGGCGGCCCCGGCACCTGCCGGAGCGActgggcggcagcggcgggaccCGGGCTCGAAAGGTCACCGGGCCGCGGCGAGGCTGGGTGCGGGCGGGgcggaggcagggcagggcaggcagcgggtCACCGGCGAGCGTCAAGGTCGTGGGGGCGGCCCCGCGCCGGCCTGCCCGCCGTTCTCCGGTGTCGGTGCCCCGGACAGGCCCCACCGGGGACCGGGAGGCCCAGCGTCCCGCCGGGTGTAGGAAGGACGACTCTCCTTCTCCTCGCAGCCTACCGCACGGACGAGGGGCAGCCATGGGTCCTGCCGGTGGTGAAGAAGGTGGAGCAGATGATCGCCAACGACAACAGCCTGAACCACGAGTACCTGCCCATCCTGGGCCTGCCCGAGTTCCGGGCCAACGCCTCCCGGATCGCCCTGGGTGACGACAGCCCCGCCATCAAGGAGAACCGGGTAGGTGGTGGACAGGGAGCGAGACCGCTCCTTGCTGGGAGAGCCGCTGGGACCTCCGGCGCGTCTATGCAGCAGACGGAGCAGAAGAGCACAAACGTGCAGAGTAACTGCATTTtggtgggatttggggattgCTCTGACGTGGTCTTTACTGATTGTAGGCTACTTGATGAAGCCGTGTACTTGAAGGTGTTTGTGCAAGTGGTCGTAGTTTTTGGGAAAGACTGGACGTGGGCTGTGATtggaatttgttttttccttcatcttttaaCGGTTGCCCCACGGGAAACTGAAGTCGGATAATAGACTACCTTTCCTGAAATAAGCTGCTAGCTGGGAATCTGCTCTGTGCCAAAAAGTAACGGGAATAACTGGAGTCTATTTATAACTGTAGAAGGTGTCTGGATGGGCCTGAGCGCTGAAGGAGGTTGAAGACCCACTGGAAGGGTCCTGCCTGGGGTGACCCCAGGGAGCACGTCTGGGATCCTCTCTCGCTCTTGCAAGCGCCCCTGTTGTCCGCACACCAAAGGCGAGGTTGACCCGGGTGGACCCTGCTGGCAACTCTCTCTGTTGCAGATTGGAAGCGTTCAGTCCTTGGGCGGGACAGGCGCTCTGCGTATCGGCGCCGAGTTTCTGAGGCGGTGGTACAATGGAAACAACAACACAGCGACCCCAGTCTACATCTCCGCTCCGTCCTGGGGTGAGTGCTGTCATCAGTGCTGCTGCCTCCTTGCAGAGAGCCCTGTGGGTCAGTGGGTGAGGGAGGAACGGCAGGGGCCTGGGCGGTGAGAGAGGGGCCTTCCCCTTGTGGGTTAAGGGAGCGTAAGTATCTCCGTCACGTATTTTGGTGGCATTTAGGGAGGTACTGGGACTGGATAAGGTGGCTTGCTGGAGGTGGGgcctgcttttctgaaaagtgaTTTCTTTCCTCAGAGAACCACAACTCTGTGTTTGTGGATGCTGGCTTTAAAGATATTAGAACCTACCACTACTGGGATGCTGCCAAGAGGGGTCTGGATCTCCAGGGGCTGCTGGATGACATGGAGGTGAGTAAAAGTTGCATGGGATGGGTGGAGCttggtgctgtgctgtgctgttcgCAGCTGGCTGGGCTCTTGTGTGTTGTGTCTGGAAGTGGATCTCTATAAAAGAGACTGCCAGTGCCCAGAGTAGCTCAGGGCCTCTCCCTCTGCTGTGGGTGCCCAGTCTCGTCTGTGTGTGTGACCAAGACCTAATCTCTCCTCAGAAAGCCCCAGAATTCTCCATTTTCATCCTCCACGCCTGTGCGCACAACCCAACGGGCACGGACCCTACTCCTGACCAGTGGAAGCAGATTGCTGCTGTTATGAAGGtatgggctgctgctggggctaaAGCAGTGCTGAGGGGACAGGTAGCTCTTGAGCCAGCCAGAGCACTTGCATCCAAAATGGGCTCTAGGGAATGGCATGAGGtgtggcaggagctggaggagtcCTGCTCGGCAGGTGTTGAAGGGAGAGGTTGATAGGATGCTGGTTGTCTGTGCACAGAAGATAACAGCATCCCAGTTCTGCTCGTGTCTCCAAGTTCTTGCTTTCAGACTCTGTGGCATGAGCTGCAGTGAGGTTTCTCATACTGGGAAGGTTATCCACGGGCACCTGCTTTTAACAGGTGCTGGACAGTAGGATATAAGGTGGTGCATCTCTTGTGCCTTTGTCCTCAAATGCAGTTTTGTCCTGCGTTTGACCTTTTATTGACCACTTCAGTCTTCCTATTCTTTTACCCCAGTAGAAAGAAAATATCCTAGTCTGGTGTTGCAGGACCATGTTTCCTTTCAATTCACCCAGAAGCTCAATGGTCATTTTTCCCTCCTAGGGGGACAGCGGGGGGTAAAGTGAAGGTTGTGGGGAAGGGGTTTCCCTCTAACACTGTTCCTCCTTGCAGCGCCGGTTCCTGTTTCCGTTCTTCGACTCGGCGTACCAAGGTTTTGCCTCTGGCAGCCTGGACAAGGATGCCTGGGCTGTGCGATACTTTGTCTCCGAGGGCTTTGAGCTCTTCTGTGCACAGTCGTTTTCCAAGAACTTTGGGCTCTACAGTGAGTGTCTGGCAGTAAGCTGGCCCAGTAGCATCATACCCAGACAGATGGGGCTGGCatgctggggggtggggagagcacTGCCTTGCCATGATGTATGCGACCAATGGCTCACGTCTCTTGGCTTGTCCACAGATGAACGTGTGGGGAACCTGACTGTGGTGGGGAAGGATGCAGACAACGTGCAGCGTGTGCTTTCCCAGATGGAGAAGATTGTGCGCACCACTTGGTccaaccctccctcccagggAGCACGCATTGTGGCAACTACGCTTTCTTCCCCGCAGCTCTTTGCTGAGTGGTACGTGTTGCCAGGGCTGGTGGGAGAGGGAAAGCTGGGGGAAGCTGTCTCCCTGAGTGCCAGGCTTGGCCAGATGGCTCCAAACCAGACAGGTGCCTGTCCTCACGCTCTgcttcctgcctgctgcaggaaaGGCAATGTGAAGACGATGGCAGATCGGGTCTTGCTGATGCGGTCAGAGCTCCGGTCTCGACTGGAGTCTCTTGGGACCCCGGGCACCTGGAACCACATCACAGAGCAGATCGGCATGTTTAGCTTCACAGGGTTGAACCGTAAGTACAAGGTGGCCTGGTGAAGGGAGGATTGGGTGAGGACGGTTATGCTGGGGGTTGAACTGGGCTGAAGCAGTCCAGGCAGGAATCTCTCAGGGACCTTACTGGTCTCCTGGCATCACTGCCTCTGTGGTTAGGCAGGGATGAAGCATCAGACAGCATTTCAGTGGCCAGTGCTCGAAGTTTTCTGCTTGTTGTGAAAGATTCAAGCAGCCTTGACTGGTTCTTTGGGCTTTTCTGAGCTGTGGGGTCATGGCTCTGACCTGATgtccaatttttttccccagccaagCAGGTGGAGTACATGATCAAGGAAAAACACATCTACCTGATGGCTAGTGGGCGCATCAACATGTGTGGCCTGACTACCAAGAACCTGGACTATGTGGCCAAGTCCATCCATGAAGCCGTCACAAAAATCCAATGAAGCACATGAACAACCAAACTTACATGAAGTC
This window encodes:
- the GOT1 gene encoding aspartate aminotransferase, cytoplasmic; protein product: MAASIFTAVPRAPPVAVFKLTADFREDGDARKVNLGVGAYRTDEGQPWVLPVVKKVEQMIANDNSLNHEYLPILGLPEFRANASRIALGDDSPAIKENRIGSVQSLGGTGALRIGAEFLRRWYNGNNNTATPVYISAPSWENHNSVFVDAGFKDIRTYHYWDAAKRGLDLQGLLDDMEKAPEFSIFILHACAHNPTGTDPTPDQWKQIAAVMKRRFLFPFFDSAYQGFASGSLDKDAWAVRYFVSEGFELFCAQSFSKNFGLYNERVGNLTVVGKDADNVQRVLSQMEKIVRTTWSNPPSQGARIVATTLSSPQLFAEWKGNVKTMADRVLLMRSELRSRLESLGTPGTWNHITEQIGMFSFTGLNPKQVEYMIKEKHIYLMASGRINMCGLTTKNLDYVAKSIHEAVTKIQ